In a single window of the Phycisphaerae bacterium genome:
- a CDS encoding sulfite exporter TauE/SafE family protein, giving the protein MSADLWAAIVAAAWTGILTAISPCPLATNVAAISFISRRVDSPRAAFLTGMLYTLGRSLVYVAIATILVGSLLSAPTVSITLQKYMNKLLGPILILLGMVLLDLIALPARGSDLGQRVGQRVADWGVWGGLLLGIVFALSFCPASATLYFAGLIPLAVKYESSLMLPAVFGISTALPVLLFAILIVTSANAMAKAFNRISAFERWARRLTGVIFLLVGVYFSLAFIFKVVPTSLG; this is encoded by the coding sequence GTGTCGGCTGATTTGTGGGCGGCGATCGTAGCGGCGGCTTGGACGGGTATTCTCACGGCCATAAGCCCCTGCCCGCTCGCCACGAATGTCGCAGCGATTTCGTTCATTAGTCGACGCGTGGATAGCCCGCGAGCAGCGTTCCTGACAGGGATGCTTTACACGCTCGGCCGAAGCCTCGTGTACGTGGCGATCGCGACGATCCTTGTCGGTAGCTTACTGTCGGCCCCTACGGTTTCGATCACGCTCCAGAAATACATGAACAAGCTGCTTGGTCCAATACTGATCCTGCTCGGGATGGTACTGCTGGACTTGATCGCGCTCCCGGCGCGCGGCTCCGATCTTGGCCAACGGGTCGGGCAGAGGGTGGCGGACTGGGGTGTTTGGGGGGGACTGCTGTTAGGAATTGTCTTCGCGCTTTCTTTCTGTCCGGCCTCGGCGACGCTCTACTTTGCCGGCCTGATTCCCTTGGCGGTCAAATATGAGTCGAGCCTGATGCTGCCGGCCGTGTTCGGGATCAGCACGGCGTTGCCGGTCCTCCTTTTCGCTATCCTCATCGTGACCAGTGCCAATGCGATGGCGAAGGCCTTCAACCGCATCAGCGCGTTCGAGCGCTGGGCCCGCCGACTCACGGGCGTCATCTTCCTGCTCGTGGGTGTCTACTTTTCTCTCGCGTTCATCTTCAAAGTCGTGCCGACCAGCCTGGGATGA